A window of the Alnus glutinosa chromosome 4, dhAlnGlut1.1, whole genome shotgun sequence genome harbors these coding sequences:
- the LOC133866975 gene encoding RNA-binding protein CP31B, chloroplastic, producing MALLRFLHPPSTTFFSTEQQLSRMPTPLSINSRYSLSFSWSLPSLSPVSHAHARTLSVKAKRVSNFVLHFSSTAQEQALDSSSANVSAESQELEPEAEGLLRSRLIAQNVPWTCTAEDIRALFEEHGTVLDVELSMHDKNRNRGLAFVTMGSPEEALTALNKLESYEFEGRTLKLDYARARKKKPSPSPTVQPKQLTFNLFVSNLSYEARSKDLRELFSSGSGSVVSAQVIFNDNPRKSTGYGFVAFKFKKDADEALSAFQGKEFMGRPIRVARSRQFVKLPKEESAQSGDTSSDLNSSAEQADNADQN from the exons ATGGCTCTTCTTCGTTTTCTACACCCTCCATCGACGACTTTCTTCAGCACTGAACAACAACTCTCGCGCATGCCTACTCCTTTATCCATTAACAGCCGCTACAgtctctctttttcttggtcTCTCCCCTCGCTCTCTCCTGTCTCTCACGCCCATGCTCGTACCCTTTCCGTTAAGGCCAAAAGAGTCAGCAACTTCGTTTTGCACTTCTCTTCTACCGCGCAAGAACAAGCTCTTGACTCTTCTTCAGCCAATGTTTCCGCCGAAAGCCAAGAATTGGAACCGGAGGCCGAAGGGCTCTTACGGTCCAGATTGATTGCCCAGAACGTGCCTTGGACTTGTACCGCTGAAGACATTCGCGCTCTCTTTGAGGAGCACGGGACGGTCCTAGACGTTgag CTTTCTATGCATGACAAGAACAGAAATAGGGGTTTGGCGTTTGTCACTATGGGTTCGCCTGAAGAGGCTCTTACGGCTCTCAATAAGCTCGAATCGTAT GAGTTTGAGGGTCGCACTTTGAAGCTCGATTATGCCAGGGCACGAAAGAAGAAGCCCTCCCCTTCCCCTACTGTGCAACCAAAGCAACTAACATTCAACTTGTTTGTATCAAATTTGTCGTATGAAGCAAGGTCTAAAGATCTCAGAGAATTATTTAGTTCAGGGAGCGGTAGTGTTGTTTCTGCGCAAGTTATATTTAATGACAATCCAAGAAAGTCCACTGGATATGGATTTGTTGCCTTCAAATTCAAGAAAGATGCAGACGAAGCTCTTTCTGCTTTCCAAGGGAAG GAATTTATGGGAAGACCAATTCGAGTGGCACGCAGTAGACAATTTGTTAAACTACCAAAAGAGGAGAGTGCACAGTCTGGAGATACATCATCTGATTTGAACTCTAGTGCAGAGCAAGCAGATAATGCTGATCAGAATTGA